A genomic stretch from Corynebacterium kutscheri includes:
- the pth gene encoding aminoacyl-tRNA hydrolase produces the protein MSTFLIVGLGNPGSAYATTRHNLGAMVLEELATRTTPMPATFSVHKRSNAAIAESRLGGHKVILAQPRSFMNLSGGPVKALADFFKVSPTQTIVLFDDLELALGQIKITPGGGDHGHNGLRSITKALGKNYVRAGVGIGRPPGRQDVASFVLKPFAKAELAELPIMCTDAADEIENYLSTIS, from the coding sequence ATGAGCACTTTTCTCATTGTCGGTCTTGGTAATCCTGGTTCTGCGTATGCAACTACCCGCCATAATCTCGGCGCTATGGTTTTAGAAGAACTAGCTACCCGCACCACACCTATGCCGGCAACTTTTAGTGTGCATAAACGATCCAATGCCGCTATTGCTGAATCCAGGCTGGGTGGGCATAAGGTCATTCTGGCGCAACCACGATCGTTTATGAATCTTTCCGGTGGCCCAGTAAAAGCACTAGCAGATTTTTTCAAGGTCTCTCCTACCCAGACCATTGTGCTTTTCGACGACCTGGAACTCGCCTTGGGGCAAATAAAAATTACTCCTGGTGGCGGCGATCATGGGCATAATGGGTTGCGTTCTATTACTAAAGCATTGGGGAAAAACTATGTTCGCGCCGGGGTTGGTATTGGCCGTCCGCCAGGTCGCCAGGATGTAGCTAGTTTTGTACTTAAGCCTTTTGCAAAAGCAGAGCTAGCAGAACTACCCATTATGTGTACTGATGCGGCAGATGAGATCGAGAATTATTTGTCTACCATTTCCTAG
- a CDS encoding PIN domain-containing protein, producing the protein MSKNKLNVTPFRQITTAILVDGGFYQKRAAKLFGHKTPEDRADELVGYCRRHIKKSRAGLYRIYYYDCPPSQRVVYHPLLQKSVDLGKKRTFHLDK; encoded by the coding sequence ATGAGTAAGAATAAACTCAATGTAACACCATTTCGGCAAATAACTACTGCCATCCTTGTAGATGGTGGATTCTATCAAAAACGAGCCGCCAAGCTCTTTGGTCACAAAACACCTGAAGATAGAGCTGATGAACTGGTAGGTTACTGTCGGCGCCATATCAAAAAATCCCGAGCCGGCTTGTATCGCATCTACTACTATGATTGTCCTCCATCACAACGCGTTGTATACCATCCATTGCTTCAAAAATCAGTAGACCTAGGAAAAAAACGAA